GCGTCCCACGCCATGTGTATCGTCTGTATCAATAAGCTGTGTGCTTTTTGCTTGCGACACCAGTGCTGCAAGATCGAGCCATAGTTGGGGTTCGCGGAGGGAGGCGTCGATAAGCATTTCCTTGCTTGGTACGTGCTCAAGCTCGCCGCTCAACAGCGATTGGCACCAGCCATCAATTTTTTGCGCGCCGGGTATAAGCGCGGACGGTGCGCGGGCTGTTAGGCCGGTGGGGCCGTCGAGGGCGAGGACGGTTACCGCCTCGAGGCCAATAACTTCCAATCGGTCGCGCACGCCGTCAACGCGCTGCTCAAACGAGCCCAAAGCAACCCGCTGCAGGATCTCTGGCAAATAATTTCCATCGGAAACCTGCACGCTCGGAGCACCCCAGGCTCTCAAATTTCCGGCGTGCTGGGTAAACCACGCCTGATCGCGGGAGCCCACCAAATTAATTGAGCGACTATTGCCAGCTAATTCCTCTTCAAACACTAAACGCAATGCCTTTAAAAGACGCGCTCCAGCGGTATCTCGAGGAGCTAGTTGAGGCACCAGCGCCGGGCTTCCAGGCATAATAACAAGCGTTGCATTCACAAACTACACCCTATCCTCATGGGTAAAATTACTGGGCAAACACCTCTGCTGAGCAAGGTTTTTGATGATAGTGCACCCTATCTGGCTGACACCTACAATGCCACGCGGTATGTTTAATAAACGTAATTCGAGTTTCGGCGGCCGTGTCGCGCGGCCAGGACGCCCCAATGCTTTAAGGACCCACCATGACTGAGAACCAGACTCCCAGCTCCACCTCTGCACCAAAGCCGGGACCTCGCCCTGGCCAGGGCCCACGCCCAGGACCCCGACCAGGGGCTCAGGCCGCTGCAAAAAAGGCAGCGGTTCCAACTCCGTCACCGATCGTGAAAACCACCAACGATCCAGCAAAATTCGGTCGAGTTGAGGCAGATGGTTCAGCGTATGTCACCACTTCTGCGGGTGAACGTTTGATTGGTTCTTGGCAGGCTGGAACTCCAGAAGAAGGCCTTGCACATTACGGTGCCCGCTTTGATGATCTAGCCACCGAAGTTGAGCTCATGGAGCAGCGTCTTGTTTCCCACCCAGATGATGCCACCTCTATCCGCACTAAAGCCGAAGAGCTTAAAGCCACGCTGCCTACCATCGCAGCTATTGGTGATTTGGACGCTGTCGAAGAGCGTTTGAACAAGATCATCAACAATTCTGAAGAAGCTAACGAGCGTGCCAAAGAGCAAAAAGCTAAAAACCGCGAACGTGCGATTGCACGCAAAGAAGAACTCGCTGGTGAGGCCGAGGATCTAGCAGAAAACTCCTCTGACTGGAAGGTTGCCGGCGATCGTATCCGCGCCATCTTGGATGAATGGAAATCAATCCACGGCATCGACCGCAAAACCGATGATGAGCTGTGGAAGCGTTACTCCCGCGCGCGTGATTCCTTCAACCGCCGCCGCGGAGCACACTTCGCTGAGCTAGACCGCACCCGCGCAACAGCCCGCAAGCTGAAAGAAGCCCTGGTTGAGCGCGCAAATGCCCTCAAGGAATCCACCGAGTGGAACGACACCGCCCGCGCATTCCGCGATTTGATGACCGAGTGGAAAGCCGCTGGACGTGCACCACGCGAAATCGACGACAAACTGTGGGCAGCCTTCAAGGACGCTCAGGACTACTTCTTTGACAAGCGCAACGCCGTAGCCAAGGAACGCGACCAAGAATTCGAAGCAAACGCTAACGCAAAGCAGCAGCTTCTAAACGAATACGACTCTCAGATTAACCCCG
Above is a genomic segment from Corynebacterium suranareeae containing:
- a CDS encoding DUF349 domain-containing protein, with amino-acid sequence MTENQTPSSTSAPKPGPRPGQGPRPGPRPGAQAAAKKAAVPTPSPIVKTTNDPAKFGRVEADGSAYVTTSAGERLIGSWQAGTPEEGLAHYGARFDDLATEVELMEQRLVSHPDDATSIRTKAEELKATLPTIAAIGDLDAVEERLNKIINNSEEANERAKEQKAKNRERAIARKEELAGEAEDLAENSSDWKVAGDRIRAILDEWKSIHGIDRKTDDELWKRYSRARDSFNRRRGAHFAELDRTRATARKLKEALVERANALKESTEWNDTARAFRDLMTEWKAAGRAPREIDDKLWAAFKDAQDYFFDKRNAVAKERDQEFEANANAKQQLLNEYDSQINPEQDLEGARNKLRELQEKWEEIGFVPRGVVREFEEKIGALEKRVSAAEESQWRRTDPEAQARADQFSAKVAEFNAQADAAQAKGNTKKAEKLRAQAAQWEEWARAAHEAVDHL